The Cylindrospermopsis curvispora GIHE-G1 genome contains a region encoding:
- the rlmD gene encoding 23S rRNA (uracil(1939)-C(5))-methyltransferase RlmD yields the protein MNNNDIVWQQGKIIELEISDLNDNGEGVGRFEGRVVFVPDTVVGDRLLVRLLRVKNKYAHGVVTAIFQPSLQRTRPQCIVADKCGGCQWQHINYEYQLQVKQHQVIQALERIGNFVNPPVAPVLTTNSPLGYRNKATYPIKVSSTGQVQAGYYQKGSHLLINLNQCPVQDPRLNPLLTEIKQDIQKQGWSVYDENRHQGEIRHLGLRIGRYTGEILLTLVVKNGQLPGIETQAHQWLQRYPQLVGICLNHNGDRTNAIFGKVTTCIAGVPYIRERFAGLEFKVRPDTFFQVYTETAEALLEVIQSQLNLQGDEILVDAYCGIGTLTLPLAKQARQTIGLEIQPEAVEQAIYNAQHNGITNAKFQIGAVEDILPKLETLPDIVLLDPPRKGCEPTVLESLLKLKPKKIAYISCKASTLSRDLGLLCASGEYKLKKVQPADFFPQTPHVETVAFLES from the coding sequence ATGAATAATAATGATATAGTTTGGCAACAGGGAAAAATTATAGAGCTGGAAATTTCCGATCTCAACGACAATGGGGAAGGAGTGGGAAGGTTTGAAGGTAGGGTTGTTTTTGTACCCGATACTGTGGTGGGCGATCGCTTGCTGGTTCGTTTACTCAGGGTGAAGAATAAATATGCCCATGGTGTTGTCACAGCTATTTTCCAACCTTCTTTGCAAAGGACTCGTCCTCAATGTATTGTCGCTGATAAATGTGGTGGCTGTCAATGGCAACACATAAATTATGAATATCAATTACAGGTTAAGCAACACCAGGTAATTCAGGCTTTAGAAAGAATCGGCAATTTTGTTAACCCACCAGTAGCACCAGTGTTAACCACAAATTCACCCTTGGGTTATCGTAACAAAGCTACTTATCCTATAAAAGTCTCATCTACAGGACAAGTTCAAGCTGGTTACTATCAAAAAGGCAGTCATTTACTAATCAATTTAAATCAGTGTCCAGTACAAGACCCTCGATTAAATCCCCTGTTGACAGAAATTAAACAGGATATTCAAAAGCAAGGTTGGTCAGTATATGATGAGAACCGTCATCAAGGGGAAATTCGCCATCTGGGTTTACGGATTGGCCGTTATACGGGGGAAATTCTGTTGACCCTGGTAGTCAAAAATGGTCAGTTACCAGGAATTGAAACCCAAGCACATCAATGGTTACAGCGTTACCCTCAACTGGTGGGAATTTGTTTGAATCATAACGGCGATCGCACGAATGCCATATTTGGAAAGGTAACAACCTGCATTGCAGGAGTCCCTTATATCAGGGAACGATTTGCTGGACTGGAATTTAAGGTGCGACCGGACACTTTTTTTCAAGTTTACACCGAAACAGCAGAAGCACTTCTGGAAGTGATTCAATCACAACTTAATTTACAGGGAGATGAAATTCTTGTTGATGCTTATTGCGGTATTGGTACTTTAACTCTACCACTCGCAAAACAAGCACGTCAAACTATTGGCTTAGAAATACAACCAGAAGCAGTAGAGCAAGCTATATACAATGCTCAACATAACGGGATCACTAATGCCAAATTCCAAATAGGAGCAGTAGAGGATATTTTACCCAAATTAGAGACACTGCCAGACATTGTCCTTCTTGATCCACCACGCAAGGGATGTGAACCTACAGTGCTAGAGTCCTTACTAAAGCTAAAACCTAAGAAAATAGCTTACATAAGTTGTAAAGCATCCACTTTATCTCGTGACTTGGGTTTATTATGCGCCAGTGGAGAGTATAAACTAAAAAAAGTGCAACCAGCGGACTTTTTCCCTCAGACACCCCACGTGGAAACAGTGGCCTTTCTAGAAAGTTAA
- a CDS encoding IS200/IS605 family accessory protein TnpB-related protein gives MRDAVNKAARIVVNHCIENKIGAIVFGWNKGQKDSIDLGSKNNQKFVQIPTARLKDRIAQLCKQYGIDFIETEESYTSQSSFFDCDNIPKFGEKPEGWEASGKRVSRGVYETSDGFKINADCNGAANILKKVAVMLGIDLSGISRGCLSQPQKVRLWTLQKSPCLQTGEA, from the coding sequence ATGCGTGATGCAGTTAACAAAGCTGCAAGAATAGTCGTTAACCACTGTATTGAAAATAAGATTGGTGCTATTGTTTTTGGATGGAATAAAGGACAAAAAGATAGTATTGATTTGGGGTCTAAAAACAATCAGAAGTTTGTCCAAATTCCCACAGCAAGATTAAAAGACCGTATTGCTCAATTATGTAAACAATACGGAATAGATTTTATTGAAACAGAAGAATCATACACTTCTCAATCATCGTTTTTTGATTGCGACAATATACCTAAATTCGGTGAAAAACCCGAAGGGTGGGAAGCAAGCGGGAAACGAGTTAGTCGTGGAGTATATGAAACTTCTGATGGGTTCAAAATTAATGCGGACTGTAATGGTGCTGCTAATATTTTGAAAAAAGTAGCGGTGATGCTAGGAATTGATCTTAGCGGAATCAGTAGAGGTTGTTTAAGCCAGCCTCAGAAAGTTCGTTTATGGACTCTTCAGAAATCTCCGTGTCTTCAGACCGGAGAAGCTTAA
- the psaK gene encoding photosystem I reaction center subunit PsaK, with protein MLTSALLAVTATAPLTWSPTVGIIMLVANIFAAAFGKFTIEYPSAPPSTPSPNFFGGFGLPAVLATTAFGHILGAGVILGLHSIGKI; from the coding sequence GTGTTAACTTCCGCCCTGCTCGCTGTTACCGCAACTGCTCCCCTAACCTGGAGCCCCACCGTTGGCATTATCATGTTGGTGGCTAATATTTTTGCTGCTGCTTTCGGTAAATTTACCATTGAGTACCCCAGCGCACCTCCCTCTACACCATCTCCTAATTTCTTTGGCGGGTTCGGTTTACCAGCAGTTCTGGCAACCACTGCTTTTGGTCATATCCTCGGCGCAGGTGTGATATTAGGACTTCACAGCATCGGTAAAATTTAA
- a CDS encoding Tll0287-like domain-containing protein — MKQLQTRLVFIIFSIFFTGWLICGLSIWSLEFNKAKKDILRTAGILLDTAAAVRDYTSNQVQPQFSLIETSLKAPAADQAIQGGNNQAQGYQQTETEVPEFNRVTVPSYAAQQVLNQLEKNKNGYSYRETAINPTNRKDLAAPWELEIINYFAENPKAPPKMGERFDTLTKQKTYYIAKPIQITKESCLVCHSTPERAPASLIKTYGSENGFGWKLNEVVGARIISVPSIVQYNEARRSIGSYLLAIASIFLVAYTAVIVIIYRWVTKPLDFITHLLEEVSLHQAEGAQLPEDKSNPLHHLNRSINRLLISLNKALKSPQQQ; from the coding sequence ATGAAGCAACTACAAACAAGACTAGTATTTATCATATTTAGTATTTTTTTCACCGGATGGTTGATCTGTGGACTATCAATATGGTCCCTGGAATTTAATAAAGCCAAAAAAGATATCCTTCGCACTGCGGGAATCCTTTTAGATACAGCAGCAGCAGTTAGGGATTATACGTCTAATCAGGTTCAACCCCAATTTAGCCTGATTGAAACATCATTAAAAGCTCCTGCTGCTGATCAGGCTATCCAAGGCGGTAATAATCAAGCCCAAGGCTACCAACAAACAGAAACGGAAGTACCTGAGTTTAATAGAGTTACTGTTCCTTCCTATGCTGCTCAACAGGTTTTAAACCAATTGGAGAAAAATAAGAACGGATATAGCTATCGTGAGACTGCCATAAATCCAACTAATCGCAAAGATTTAGCAGCACCTTGGGAACTGGAAATTATTAATTACTTTGCTGAAAATCCCAAAGCACCACCAAAAATGGGCGAAAGGTTTGACACTTTGACTAAGCAAAAAACCTATTATATTGCCAAGCCAATTCAAATCACTAAAGAAAGCTGTTTGGTATGTCACAGTACACCTGAAAGGGCACCTGCTTCCCTAATCAAGACCTATGGTAGTGAAAATGGTTTTGGGTGGAAGTTAAATGAGGTGGTGGGAGCTAGAATAATCTCTGTCCCCTCTATTGTTCAGTACAACGAAGCTCGCAGATCTATTGGCTCTTATTTGTTGGCGATTGCTAGTATATTTTTAGTCGCATACACAGCAGTAATAGTAATTATATATCGTTGGGTAACCAAACCACTAGATTTTATCACCCACCTCTTAGAAGAAGTTAGCCTACATCAAGCGGAGGGGGCACAATTACCAGAGGATAAATCTAACCCCCTACATCATCTAAACCGATCGATTAATCGTCTTTTGATCAGTCTTAATAAGGCTTTAAAATCACCACAACAACAGTAA
- a CDS encoding NifU family protein — protein MELTLENVETVLDEMRPYLMSDGGNVEVVELDGPIVKLRLQGACGSCPSSTMTLRMGIERRLREEIPEISEVEQVI, from the coding sequence ATGGAACTAACTCTTGAAAACGTTGAAACTGTACTAGATGAAATGCGACCCTACTTAATGTCTGATGGGGGCAATGTGGAAGTGGTAGAATTAGATGGACCAATTGTGAAACTACGTTTACAAGGAGCTTGTGGTTCTTGTCCTAGTTCTACTATGACCCTAAGAATGGGTATTGAACGCCGTCTCAGAGAAGAGATTCCTGAAATTAGCGAAGTAGAACAGGTCATTTAA
- a CDS encoding YraN family protein, with protein sequence MSKLPSSNYGKIGLTGEDLVTQWLKSNGWQILHRRFSCLWGEVDIIAQYDNKTLTPTPTDINRRTPLIAFVEVKTRSAGNWDAGGKESVTTNKQRKILIAAEMFLTNHPDKADYSCRFDLASVFYKKSIPKNQVIQPKGLASLSTQEYEFILLDYIESAFDISARLSSI encoded by the coding sequence ATGTCTAAACTTCCTTCATCTAATTATGGCAAAATTGGTCTCACAGGAGAAGATCTAGTGACCCAATGGTTAAAATCCAACGGTTGGCAAATTCTCCATCGTCGTTTTTCTTGTCTTTGGGGTGAGGTGGATATTATTGCCCAGTATGATAATAAAACTCTTACACCAACACCAACAGATATTAATCGCAGAACACCCCTCATCGCCTTTGTAGAGGTGAAAACCCGTAGCGCTGGTAATTGGGATGCGGGAGGGAAAGAATCGGTTACCACGAACAAACAAAGGAAAATCTTGATCGCGGCCGAAATGTTTTTAACTAACCATCCAGACAAAGCAGACTACTCTTGTCGCTTTGACCTAGCTAGTGTTTTTTATAAAAAGTCTATTCCTAAAAACCAGGTAATCCAACCAAAAGGATTGGCTAGTTTGTCTACTCAAGAATACGAGTTCATACTATTGGATTATATAGAATCCGCTTTTGATATATCAGCAAGATTAAGTAGTATTTAG
- a CDS encoding mechanosensitive ion channel domain-containing protein, translated as MKNFLLLFQAGLTGCLLFSYVFVLSNPEQILPVIIEILKIVVLISIAVVFVNTLSFLIIDFWFTHKQGKQPSKLLKFTVSVVLYGIAAAVVLQVLGKDTTQFFTTSALFAAVVGFAMQEPLGNLLSGVFLQINQPFQIGDWIEFQALDGMMVEGVVESVDWDSTDIRQKSGEITYIPNGSIAKNLVKMAAAGNVYRMVDFTVPPNIPPNQVMDIACKALINQPPANVNLDKPLFARMWSYGLEEINYKLFYYPKNYSEAETHTDPEIRCRLWYALNRAGLTTEYQQSEKQHLLQLVNAVEFFRDLSLEAKSLIIEESKTLLFDREELLDNQQLFSGAMFLVVSGSILVQNELIHTSEGNITIPLNRNPQNDYRASLALKPPVIEQVSVQLAKYIGPVAFSLTKEAAKTAPSLYSLYSTLSTEIHNPQQREEFLLHQPLAPTEELIAGDFFGEMSLFLGQPLPKIKITTIEESQILGITPNALLSALDRDGIAISVIAEQVSQYYHTYLSGSLQELPADMLDKKGIVEQIQQYFESRMALNLRS; from the coding sequence ATGAAAAATTTTCTTCTGCTTTTTCAAGCTGGATTGACTGGATGTCTTTTGTTCTCTTATGTTTTCGTATTGAGTAACCCCGAACAGATTTTGCCAGTAATCATCGAAATACTCAAGATTGTTGTTTTAATTAGCATTGCTGTGGTGTTTGTTAACACACTTTCTTTTTTAATCATTGATTTTTGGTTCACCCACAAGCAAGGAAAACAGCCATCTAAGTTATTGAAGTTTACAGTTTCCGTCGTTCTTTATGGCATAGCTGCTGCTGTAGTTTTACAAGTTTTAGGAAAAGACACAACTCAATTCTTTACTACATCTGCCTTATTCGCAGCAGTGGTTGGGTTTGCCATGCAAGAACCCTTAGGTAATTTGCTCTCGGGTGTTTTTCTGCAAATAAACCAACCTTTTCAAATTGGTGATTGGATTGAATTTCAAGCACTAGATGGCATGATGGTAGAAGGGGTTGTAGAATCAGTTGATTGGGATTCTACAGATATTCGCCAAAAATCCGGTGAAATTACTTATATTCCTAACGGGTCAATAGCTAAAAACCTAGTAAAAATGGCAGCTGCGGGTAACGTCTATCGTATGGTGGACTTCACCGTTCCTCCCAATATTCCCCCCAACCAGGTTATGGATATTGCCTGCAAAGCCTTAATTAATCAACCTCCAGCAAATGTTAATCTGGATAAGCCTTTATTTGCTAGAATGTGGTCCTATGGTTTGGAGGAAATAAACTACAAACTCTTCTACTATCCGAAAAACTACAGTGAGGCGGAAACCCATACAGATCCGGAAATTCGTTGTCGACTTTGGTACGCTCTCAATCGTGCTGGTTTAACTACTGAATATCAGCAGTCGGAAAAACAACATCTATTGCAACTGGTTAATGCTGTTGAGTTTTTTAGAGATTTAAGTCTGGAAGCTAAAAGCTTAATCATTGAGGAATCTAAAACTTTGTTGTTTGACAGAGAGGAGTTATTGGATAATCAACAACTATTTTCCGGGGCCATGTTTCTGGTAGTAAGCGGCTCTATTTTGGTACAAAATGAATTAATTCATACTTCAGAGGGTAATATTACTATTCCCCTAAATCGAAACCCACAAAATGATTATCGCGCCAGTCTTGCTCTCAAACCACCAGTGATTGAGCAGGTATCCGTACAACTAGCTAAGTACATAGGCCCAGTGGCCTTTTCCCTAACTAAAGAAGCAGCTAAAACAGCTCCCTCTCTATATAGTCTTTATTCAACCCTCTCCACTGAGATTCACAATCCACAACAAAGAGAAGAGTTTCTCCTGCACCAACCACTAGCTCCCACGGAGGAATTGATAGCAGGAGATTTCTTTGGGGAGATGAGTCTTTTCCTTGGACAACCTTTACCCAAGATCAAAATCACTACCATAGAGGAAAGCCAAATTTTGGGTATCACTCCCAATGCACTTTTGAGCGCCCTAGACCGGGATGGTATAGCTATTAGTGTCATCGCTGAACAAGTTAGCCAATATTACCATACTTATTTAAGTGGTTCTCTCCAAGAACTACCAGCGGATATGTTAGATAAAAAGGGTATTGTTGAACAAATACAGCAATATTTTGAGTCACGTATGGCACTGAATTTGAGATCTTGA
- a CDS encoding cyanophycin synthetase — MRFTASVLQKIATEIGAKILIEPEYELIGHITFRNGKRTVFRNTRFNINGFGSANLAQDKAFSNYFLGTLGYKVTEGKTFFSDKMCQKVANPRNIDEGWQYAEKLGLPVIVKPLNLSSGILVTKVYNKNEYYEVAKKIFNVQSVLIVERFYLGNDFRILVLDNEVMAAYQRIPLSIIGNGKSTILELLTIKQEELVKKVEKISIDLADFRIFKNLQKQNLTFESIVPQGMIVYLLDNANLSAGGQAVDMTDNIHPDFQQLAINITKDMGLRLAGVDILTQNITQPLVDYTLLEVNSAPGLTHYASLGEKQRQQVEHLYRKILQELEKG; from the coding sequence ATGAGATTTACAGCATCGGTTTTGCAGAAGATAGCCACAGAAATAGGTGCAAAGATTTTGATAGAACCGGAATATGAACTAATAGGCCACATAACCTTTCGCAATGGTAAGAGAACAGTCTTTCGTAATACAAGATTTAATATTAATGGATTTGGCTCAGCTAATTTAGCCCAAGATAAGGCCTTTTCTAATTACTTTTTGGGTACTCTTGGTTATAAAGTAACAGAAGGCAAGACATTTTTCAGCGATAAAATGTGTCAAAAGGTAGCTAATCCCAGAAACATAGATGAAGGTTGGCAATACGCGGAGAAATTAGGTCTACCTGTTATTGTGAAACCTTTGAATCTCAGTTCAGGAATTCTAGTCACTAAGGTATATAATAAAAACGAATATTATGAAGTGGCAAAAAAAATATTTAATGTACAATCAGTCCTAATTGTGGAAAGATTTTATCTTGGTAATGATTTTAGAATTTTAGTCCTAGATAATGAAGTTATGGCTGCTTATCAGAGAATTCCCCTATCCATAATTGGGAATGGCAAGTCCACCATTTTAGAACTACTCACAATAAAACAGGAAGAATTGGTCAAAAAAGTTGAAAAGATATCAATTGATCTAGCTGACTTCCGAATTTTTAAAAACCTCCAAAAACAAAATCTCACTTTTGAGAGTATAGTTCCCCAAGGGATGATAGTTTATCTGTTAGATAATGCCAATCTCTCCGCAGGTGGTCAAGCAGTAGATATGACTGACAACATCCATCCTGATTTTCAACAACTGGCGATTAATATTACTAAGGATATGGGTTTAAGATTAGCAGGTGTGGATATTCTCACTCAAAATATTACCCAACCACTAGTAGACTACACCCTCTTGGAGGTTAACAGCGCTCCTGGGTTGACTCATTATGCTTCCCTGGGGGAAAAGCAAAGACAGCAGGTGGAACATCTATATCGCAAAATTCTCCAAGAATTGGAAAAGGGATAA
- the asnS gene encoding asparagine--tRNA ligase, whose protein sequence is MIEHRIATILRSSQPEETLVVHGWVRTKRELKGFTFLEINDGSCLANLQIVINQDLPHYQTIIKQINTGASVEVGGVLVASQGKGQRIELKAEAVQVYGDADPETYPLQKKRHSFEFLRSIAHLRSRTNSFGAVFRVRNACATAIHQFFQQRGFMWVHTPILTASDCEGAGELFSVTSLNLQDIPRKENQEVDYSQDFFGKPTYLTVSGQLEAEIMAMAFTNVYTFGPTFRAENSHTSRHLAEFWMVEPEMAFCDLEGDMNLAEEFLKHIFRYVMENCEQDMEFFNQRIDNTVLETAENIVNNQFERLSYTDAIQILEKAEVKFDYPVEWGLDLQSEHERYLAEQLFKKPVIVTDYPAQIKAFYMKLNNDEKTVRAMDILAPKIGEIIGGSQREERLDILERRVLAQGMKPEDLWWYLDLRRYGTVPHAGFGLGFERLVQFMTGMGNIRDVIPFPRTPQSAEF, encoded by the coding sequence ATGATTGAACATCGAATTGCCACAATACTAAGAAGTAGTCAACCTGAAGAAACCCTAGTAGTACATGGTTGGGTAAGAACTAAACGAGAACTTAAGGGATTTACCTTTTTAGAAATTAATGATGGTTCATGTTTAGCCAACTTACAGATAGTTATTAATCAGGATCTACCCCACTACCAGACAATCATAAAACAAATAAATACAGGTGCTTCGGTGGAAGTTGGGGGAGTCTTAGTTGCATCCCAAGGGAAGGGACAGAGAATAGAGCTAAAAGCGGAAGCTGTACAAGTGTACGGGGACGCGGATCCAGAAACTTATCCTTTACAAAAGAAACGTCATTCCTTTGAGTTTTTGAGAAGTATTGCCCACCTACGTAGTAGAACCAACTCCTTTGGGGCGGTATTTCGGGTGAGAAATGCTTGTGCGACTGCCATACATCAGTTTTTCCAACAGAGGGGTTTTATGTGGGTCCACACCCCCATTTTAACTGCTAGTGATTGTGAAGGAGCAGGAGAATTATTTAGCGTCACCAGCTTGAATTTGCAAGATATTCCCCGGAAAGAGAACCAAGAGGTTGATTACAGTCAAGATTTTTTTGGTAAACCCACCTATTTAACAGTGAGTGGGCAATTAGAAGCAGAAATTATGGCCATGGCATTTACCAACGTTTATACCTTTGGACCAACATTTAGAGCAGAAAATTCTCACACTTCTAGACATTTGGCAGAGTTTTGGATGGTAGAGCCAGAAATGGCCTTTTGCGACTTAGAAGGTGATATGAACTTAGCAGAAGAATTTCTTAAACATATTTTCCGATATGTGATGGAAAACTGTGAACAAGATATGGAGTTTTTCAATCAAAGAATTGACAACACCGTATTAGAGACAGCGGAAAATATTGTTAACAACCAGTTTGAGAGATTGAGCTATACAGATGCCATCCAAATTTTAGAGAAAGCAGAAGTCAAATTTGATTACCCGGTAGAATGGGGCTTAGATTTGCAGTCAGAACACGAGCGTTACCTAGCAGAGCAGCTTTTTAAAAAGCCAGTAATTGTTACGGATTATCCTGCACAAATCAAGGCATTTTATATGAAATTAAATAATGATGAGAAAACCGTACGTGCCATGGATATTTTAGCTCCTAAAATAGGGGAAATTATTGGTGGTTCCCAAAGGGAAGAAAGACTGGATATTTTAGAGAGAAGGGTTTTAGCCCAGGGGATGAAACCAGAAGATTTATGGTGGTATTTGGATCTACGTCGTTACGGAACCGTACCCCATGCGGGTTTTGGTTTAGGATTTGAAAGGTTAGTTCAATTTATGACGGGTATGGGAAATATTAGAGATGTCATTCCCTTTCCTCGTACGCCACAGAGTGCAGAGTTTTAA
- the apcD gene encoding allophycocyanin subunit alpha-B, with protein sequence MTVISQVILQADDELRYPSSGELKSIKDFFQTGVQRTRIAATLAENEKKIVQEATKKLWQKRPDFISPGGNAYGDKQRSLCIRDFGWYLRLITYGVLAGDKEPIEKIGLIGVREMYNSLGVPVPGMVEAISCLKQASLDLLSGEDAAATQPYFDYIIQSMS encoded by the coding sequence ATGACTGTAATTAGCCAAGTTATTCTCCAAGCTGATGATGAGCTGCGTTATCCTAGCAGTGGCGAACTCAAAAGCATCAAAGATTTTTTTCAAACAGGAGTTCAGCGAACAAGAATCGCTGCTACCCTAGCGGAAAACGAAAAAAAGATTGTTCAGGAAGCCACCAAAAAACTTTGGCAGAAGCGCCCTGACTTTATTTCTCCTGGTGGCAATGCCTACGGTGATAAACAGCGTTCTCTATGTATCCGTGATTTTGGATGGTACTTACGTCTAATCACTTATGGAGTTTTAGCAGGGGACAAAGAGCCCATTGAAAAGATTGGTCTAATTGGTGTGCGGGAAATGTACAATTCCCTGGGTGTGCCAGTACCGGGTATGGTAGAAGCGATTAGTTGCCTCAAACAAGCGTCTTTAGACCTATTAAGTGGAGAAGATGCAGCAGCTACCCAACCATACTTTGACTATATAATCCAATCCATGTCCTAG
- a CDS encoding DUF6439 family protein: protein MSLNTELNNYSTLELAQALMAKLSISPEDWHRLKSHRNARASELVAAAMVFLVKNEPLEAQARLNQALGWLDKSISAPPCPSRHL, encoded by the coding sequence ATGTCTTTAAACACTGAGTTAAATAATTACAGCACCCTGGAATTGGCTCAAGCTTTGATGGCAAAATTAAGCATCTCCCCCGAAGATTGGCATCGTCTCAAATCTCACCGCAATGCCCGGGCTAGTGAGCTTGTGGCTGCGGCAATGGTATTCTTGGTCAAAAATGAACCTTTGGAAGCTCAAGCTAGGTTAAATCAGGCTTTGGGTTGGTTGGATAAGTCCATATCCGCTCCCCCTTGTCCCAGTCGTCACTTATAG
- a CDS encoding pentapeptide repeat-containing protein → MNIKRVFKNQIFLVILSLSLLVIIPLTCLVGITSTALALEYNKEILIGANFSQRDLRDSSFTKANLRQSDFSGSNLSGVSFFAANLESANFTGADLTNATLDSARFIRANLTNAILEGAFAASAKFDGAIIVGADFTDVLLRRDEQNKLCEVAKGINPTTGRDTRETLLCR, encoded by the coding sequence ATGAATATTAAACGAGTTTTTAAAAATCAGATTTTTCTAGTGATCCTCAGTTTATCGTTGTTGGTAATCATACCCCTAACTTGTTTAGTAGGTATAACATCAACAGCTTTAGCACTAGAATACAACAAAGAAATTTTGATCGGAGCAAATTTTTCCCAAAGGGACTTAAGAGATTCTAGTTTTACCAAAGCCAATCTTCGTCAAAGTGATTTTAGTGGTTCTAATCTCAGCGGGGTCAGTTTCTTTGCTGCTAATCTCGAATCAGCAAATTTCACTGGTGCTGATTTAACCAATGCCACTTTAGATTCTGCACGTTTTATTAGAGCTAATTTGACTAATGCTATTTTAGAAGGTGCATTTGCAGCTAGTGCTAAATTTGATGGTGCAATTATTGTAGGTGCGGACTTTACTGATGTGTTGTTACGTCGTGATGAACAAAATAAACTATGTGAAGTAGCAAAGGGAATTAACCCCACTACAGGTAGAGATACAAGAGAGACTCTACTTTGTCGGTAG
- a CDS encoding ATP-binding protein, whose translation MITISFKPCSWGTISFASTLYLCPILDLLLADIPKNLQPEIRLGLQEALVNAAKHGNNLDPSKLVVVRFSFTDDQYWWIISDQGNGFTPCCRKLGDPSDYLPPDESESGRGMGLLHQIFDQVEWNHKGTELRLCKHVEIRRFWHTNLVPVLGYK comes from the coding sequence GTGATTACCATTTCTTTTAAACCGTGCTCGTGGGGTACTATTAGTTTTGCCTCAACCCTTTATTTATGTCCCATACTAGATCTATTATTAGCAGATATTCCCAAAAATCTACAGCCAGAAATTAGGCTAGGACTACAAGAAGCCCTAGTGAATGCAGCCAAGCATGGGAATAATCTGGATCCTAGTAAACTGGTGGTGGTACGTTTTTCCTTCACAGATGATCAGTATTGGTGGATCATATCAGACCAGGGGAATGGATTTACACCCTGTTGTCGCAAACTGGGCGATCCCAGTGATTATTTACCACCAGATGAATCAGAGAGCGGGAGGGGTATGGGCTTATTACATCAAATATTTGATCAGGTAGAATGGAACCATAAAGGCACAGAACTAAGACTGTGCAAGCACGTAGAAATTAGGAGGTTTTGGCATACAAACCTGGTTCCGGTTTTGGGCTATAAGTGA
- a CDS encoding SufE family protein — MSLSPDSLPPALGKIVQRFQRASDPKRRYEQLIWYAQKLPEFAQANKVPENKVPGCVSQVYVTATLNDRKVIFAGDSDSQLTKGLLALLIEGLNGLTPKEIIQLNPEFIQATGLNVSLTPSRANGFYNIFRTMQKKALECDAKAQ, encoded by the coding sequence ATGTCCTTGAGTCCTGATTCCTTACCACCAGCTCTGGGGAAGATCGTTCAAAGATTTCAACGTGCTTCCGATCCTAAGCGCCGCTATGAACAGCTAATTTGGTATGCACAGAAACTACCTGAGTTTGCCCAAGCAAACAAAGTACCAGAAAACAAAGTTCCCGGTTGTGTTTCTCAGGTATATGTTACAGCTACACTTAATGACAGGAAGGTAATTTTTGCAGGAGATTCAGATTCTCAGCTAACCAAGGGATTATTAGCACTGTTAATAGAAGGACTAAATGGATTAACTCCTAAAGAAATTATACAACTAAACCCCGAATTTATCCAGGCAACGGGATTAAACGTTAGTCTCACACCTTCCCGGGCCAATGGTTTTTACAACATCTTCAGAACCATGCAAAAAAAGGCGCTAGAATGTGATGCAAAAGCCCAGTAG